One genomic segment of Helicobacter enhydrae includes these proteins:
- the fliK gene encoding flagellar hook-length control protein FliK, translating into MIGNALQLTPPSKKGAKKTSKIFTQVTPKGKKKPHNHQNGTESLSFASMLEHKNTQRTQHHSNPKKDKAPSVRVTRSLPQTHLTQTKLQENPNSKTAKRTNVARFKEQTPTHFNLEGALKIQKTRDMKTLRDVEKIAQTHNLNLQKLQLTQEKPQASSMRGRKMHFDKPTSSAIALEPKKQAKSTTTQRSEILHPTKTHKNHHTKHTAQGPQANAAVMTAPTAPIAQNAPILPLEQREITQSHPMMKNEEVKLGDLLKQDFKSEMTEDKKESKTQDPLPTEIKKETQFKVAQSRETLTHFSQRLKEEIANYKPPFTKLSIELNPQELGKLEITITKKGKELQVNVNANNTNALQAFLQNQAEFKNTLSSVGFSNVELNFSQGEGGNKQQQQQKEKGNKNSLEEYQEIPLATSMEITMAQYA; encoded by the coding sequence ATGATTGGCAATGCTTTGCAACTCACTCCACCAAGCAAAAAAGGTGCGAAAAAAACTTCCAAGATTTTCACACAGGTGACCCCCAAGGGCAAAAAGAAGCCCCACAACCACCAAAACGGCACAGAGAGCCTGTCTTTTGCCTCAATGCTAGAGCATAAAAACACACAGAGGACGCAACACCACTCCAATCCCAAAAAAGACAAAGCCCCCTCCGTGCGTGTCACTAGAAGTTTGCCCCAAACTCATCTCACCCAAACCAAACTCCAAGAAAACCCTAACTCCAAAACAGCCAAACGCACCAATGTCGCTAGATTCAAAGAGCAGACACCGACACATTTTAATCTAGAAGGGGCTTTGAAAATCCAAAAAACGCGAGATATGAAAACCTTGCGTGATGTAGAGAAAATCGCACAAACCCACAATCTCAATCTCCAAAAGCTCCAGCTCACCCAAGAAAAACCTCAAGCGTCCTCAATGCGTGGGCGTAAAATGCATTTTGACAAACCTACATCCAGTGCGATTGCCCTAGAGCCCAAAAAACAAGCCAAAAGCACCACCACACAAAGAAGCGAAATATTGCACCCCACCAAGACACACAAAAATCACCATACCAAACACACCGCTCAAGGACCACAGGCTAACGCAGCGGTGATGACTGCTCCGACTGCCCCTATCGCACAAAATGCCCCGATCTTGCCACTTGAGCAGAGAGAGATCACACAATCCCACCCTATGATGAAAAACGAAGAGGTGAAGCTTGGTGATTTGCTCAAGCAAGATTTCAAATCCGAAATGACCGAAGACAAAAAAGAATCAAAAACTCAAGATCCTCTGCCCACAGAAATCAAAAAAGAAACACAATTCAAAGTCGCTCAAAGCAGAGAGACACTCACGCATTTTAGCCAACGCCTCAAAGAAGAGATCGCCAACTACAAGCCCCCATTTACTAAGCTCTCAATCGAGCTAAATCCTCAAGAGTTGGGGAAACTTGAAATCACAATCACCAAAAAAGGCAAAGAGCTACAAGTCAATGTCAATGCCAACAACACAAATGCCCTCCAAGCATTTTTGCAAAACCAAGCAGAGTTCAAAAACACTCTAAGCAGTGTTGGATTCTCAAATGTTGAGCTGAATTTCTCACAAGGAGAGGGTGGCAATAAGCAACAACAACAGCAGAAAGAAAAAGGGAACAAAAATAGCTTAGAGGAATATCAAGAGATCCCATTGGCGACATCGATGGAAATCACAATGGCACAATATGCATAA
- the flgD gene encoding flagellar hook assembly protein FlgD: protein MTAISNQTTPTATQELKPTPQTSAPQVANKEEETKKPTNALAQMTGQDVKEAEKKKHQRNINELDNDAFMKLFLEQLKNQDPTAPMETDKIITQTAQLTQVEMMEQNKKTMIEVAEAMKSTKEVNSELKSFQESFKESLENLTKGVEGNSQASHLMTQMASFNAVGMIGKIAETDIFGLNYDPASEARFSLYFDDAIDTSKGEAQISIFDDKNNLINTIDLSAYNGKKGYIEFVWDGKEHGGKEAPKGMYNIRAQYNKDENGNPYQTRLGRGEVQSVIFKDGKPMLRMGDLVTPIESALEFYARGER, encoded by the coding sequence ATGACTGCAATATCAAATCAGACAACCCCCACAGCGACACAGGAGCTCAAGCCAACTCCGCAGACTTCCGCTCCACAAGTCGCAAACAAAGAAGAAGAAACCAAAAAGCCCACCAATGCTTTGGCACAGATGACAGGGCAAGATGTCAAAGAAGCAGAAAAAAAGAAGCACCAACGCAATATCAATGAGCTAGATAATGATGCTTTTATGAAGCTATTTTTGGAGCAACTCAAAAACCAAGATCCAACCGCACCGATGGAAACAGACAAAATCATCACCCAAACAGCACAGCTCACGCAAGTGGAGATGATGGAGCAAAACAAAAAAACAATGATAGAAGTGGCTGAAGCGATGAAATCAACCAAGGAAGTCAATAGCGAGCTCAAAAGCTTCCAAGAATCATTCAAAGAAAGTTTGGAAAATCTGACAAAAGGAGTGGAGGGGAACTCTCAAGCAAGTCATTTGATGACACAAATGGCGTCTTTCAATGCTGTGGGTATGATTGGCAAGATCGCAGAAACAGATATTTTTGGTTTGAATTATGATCCTGCGAGTGAGGCGAGGTTTAGCCTTTATTTTGATGATGCGATTGATACAAGCAAAGGCGAGGCACAGATCAGTATTTTTGATGACAAAAACAATCTCATTAATACGATTGATTTGAGTGCTTACAATGGCAAAAAGGGGTATATCGAGTTTGTATGGGATGGCAAAGAACACGGGGGCAAAGAAGCACCCAAAGGAATGTATAACATCAGAGCACAATACAACAAAGATGAAAATGGCAACCCCTATCAGACGAGGCTAGGGAGAGGTGAAGTGCAAAGTGTGATTTTCAAAGATGGGAAGCCTATGCTTAGAATGGGCGATTTGGTGACTCCTATTGAGAGTGCTTTGGAATTTTATGCTAGGGGTGAGAGATGA
- a CDS encoding flagellar hook-basal body complex protein, which yields MNQALLSSYSGIKTHQFGIDSISNNIANVNTTGYRESVPEFETLYAPPSATSGTPTSNEVNMGVKAASNAISTKSGSYRLSDGEFDMAYEGKGWFVVGENKEGELEVTDGKMTQKQKNFFTRDGSFGKDHSGYLVNSQGYYVYGVNLGKIKDGIFMSESQESDLQKLASGKLSPLQIPQDLHYRPLETTKVDLSVNLNKTQNPASALKAFGVDGKFDSAKALQADMGVFFANGKAFDPSLNKEGIITITTPQGESKTYTFAYGTGGEGANEFKTLEELQKLIKDQTGLDLKLNEESDRVSLDLSNALTPESKIQTSGTLFEFLGMVDSKDGFNALVQVYDPNQTYEPNQLVAYHNVIFRKIDVNGSNNPIMDPKGWEIADTSNVPNYQEGKNYQAGDVVLKDGNVYVKEVGEENQFAKIGEAKTMQTPTYDAQSQYGTNTAVNYDGKLYKRIGALGNSNPAQDSQNWQEITSGDIRSVPLEVASYQSNVEVFDTDGKRYRLVSDFYHTGGFNPQDKTSQKWEVSSYIADFETGTPIGKSVSHTISFDEENKPNAQEVTLDFLGKELKYNIAGTPERKSSDMIYAPSQISAFDQNGRAEGTLQNVAIDDNGVIFLKFSNGVQEAMGRIGVMTFTNDQGLEKMGGNLFGLSSTLVNGEAQNRSGKPILGWNENGKLQFGKVKSGYLETSNVDVGNALTELILMQRGYSMNAKTFTTGDELIKEAINLKK from the coding sequence ATGAATCAAGCACTTTTGAGTTCTTATAGCGGGATCAAAACACATCAGTTTGGGATCGATAGCATTTCCAACAATATCGCCAATGTCAATACGACAGGCTATCGAGAATCAGTGCCAGAGTTTGAGACACTCTATGCACCTCCTAGTGCGACTTCAGGAACACCTACGAGCAATGAAGTCAATATGGGAGTCAAAGCAGCTTCCAATGCGATTTCTACAAAAAGCGGTAGCTATCGTTTGAGTGATGGGGAGTTTGATATGGCTTATGAGGGCAAAGGGTGGTTTGTCGTGGGTGAAAACAAAGAGGGGGAGCTAGAAGTCACAGATGGCAAAATGACACAAAAGCAGAAAAACTTTTTTACGCGTGATGGAAGCTTTGGCAAAGACCATTCGGGCTATCTTGTGAATTCTCAAGGGTATTATGTCTATGGAGTGAATCTTGGGAAAATCAAAGATGGGATTTTTATGTCTGAGAGCCAAGAATCCGATCTCCAAAAACTTGCAAGTGGCAAACTCTCTCCGCTGCAAATCCCACAAGACTTGCATTATCGCCCTTTGGAAACAACCAAAGTTGATCTAAGTGTTAATCTCAACAAAACACAAAACCCCGCTAGTGCATTGAAAGCTTTTGGAGTGGATGGCAAGTTTGATTCTGCCAAAGCACTTCAGGCGGATATGGGTGTATTTTTTGCCAATGGCAAGGCGTTTGACCCATCGCTCAACAAAGAGGGGATCATCACTATTACCACCCCACAAGGCGAGAGCAAAACTTACACTTTTGCTTATGGCACAGGAGGAGAGGGTGCCAATGAGTTCAAAACCCTAGAGGAATTGCAAAAGCTCATCAAAGATCAAACAGGTTTGGATTTGAAACTCAATGAAGAAAGCGACAGAGTGTCTCTAGATCTTTCAAATGCCCTCACTCCAGAATCCAAAATCCAGACAAGCGGAACGCTTTTTGAGTTTTTGGGAATGGTGGATTCCAAAGATGGATTTAATGCACTTGTGCAAGTCTATGATCCCAATCAAACCTATGAGCCCAATCAGCTTGTCGCATACCACAATGTGATTTTTAGGAAAATCGATGTGAATGGTTCCAACAATCCCATCATGGATCCAAAAGGTTGGGAGATCGCAGACACAAGCAATGTCCCCAACTACCAAGAGGGCAAAAATTATCAAGCAGGTGATGTGGTACTCAAAGATGGGAATGTCTATGTCAAGGAGGTGGGAGAAGAGAATCAGTTTGCCAAGATTGGCGAGGCAAAAACAATGCAAACCCCAACTTACGACGCTCAATCACAATATGGCACCAATACAGCAGTCAACTATGATGGGAAGCTCTACAAAAGAATCGGTGCTTTGGGCAACTCCAATCCCGCTCAAGATTCTCAAAATTGGCAAGAGATTACTTCAGGGGATATTCGCTCCGTGCCCCTTGAGGTCGCATCATATCAGAGCAATGTGGAAGTGTTTGATACTGACGGCAAGAGGTATCGTTTGGTGAGTGATTTTTATCATACGGGGGGATTTAATCCTCAAGACAAAACAAGCCAAAAGTGGGAAGTGTCTAGCTATATTGCTGATTTTGAGACAGGGACACCTATTGGCAAATCTGTTTCACATACGATTAGTTTTGATGAGGAAAACAAGCCCAATGCTCAAGAAGTGACGCTTGACTTTTTGGGCAAAGAATTGAAATACAATATCGCAGGAACGCCGGAGAGAAAAAGTAGCGATATGATTTATGCTCCATCACAAATCAGTGCGTTCGATCAAAATGGTAGAGCGGAGGGGACTTTGCAAAATGTTGCAATTGATGATAATGGCGTGATTTTTTTGAAATTTAGCAATGGCGTTCAAGAGGCGATGGGGCGTATTGGCGTGATGACTTTTACCAATGATCAAGGGCTAGAAAAAATGGGGGGGAATCTGTTTGGGTTGAGCTCTACTCTTGTTAATGGTGAAGCACAAAATCGCAGTGGGAAGCCGATACTAGGCTGGAATGAAAATGGGAAGTTGCAATTTGGCAAAGTCAAAAGCGGATATTTGGAGACTAGCAATGTCGATGTGGGCAATGCACTCACAGAATTGATTTTGATGCAAAGAGGGTATTCGATGAATGCCAAAACTTTCACAACGGGCGATGAGCTGATCAAAGAGGCGATCAATCTCAAAAAATAA
- the nadD gene encoding nicotinate (nicotinamide) nucleotide adenylyltransferase, with the protein MLGKKRPKINHLLVYGGSFDPLHLGHIGAIKLAARAIQADVFLLLPAFRNPFKQSTTHSTHRRIKWLKRALKMYIKNKRVKICMFEIRRNAPTPTIWSIHHLKKTYKIGKISFLLGADNLESLHTWDEFERLDDLVEFVFLKRKGFDVRGHKTLDLRIDVSSTQIRMGQAQEFVPFFSRVSKNSGSKGR; encoded by the coding sequence ATGCTAGGCAAAAAAAGACCTAAAATCAATCATCTACTTGTCTATGGGGGGAGTTTTGATCCTTTGCATTTGGGGCATATCGGGGCAATCAAACTTGCCGCTCGGGCAATACAAGCAGATGTTTTTTTGTTGTTACCTGCGTTTCGCAATCCTTTCAAACAATCCACCACGCACTCTACGCATAGGCGTATCAAATGGCTCAAACGGGCGTTGAAAATGTATATCAAAAACAAGCGTGTCAAGATCTGTATGTTTGAGATTAGACGCAATGCACCCACCCCTACGATTTGGAGTATCCATCATCTCAAAAAAACTTACAAAATTGGCAAGATCAGCTTTTTGCTTGGGGCTGATAATTTGGAGAGTTTGCACACTTGGGATGAGTTTGAGCGTTTGGATGATTTGGTGGAGTTTGTGTTTTTGAAACGCAAGGGGTTTGATGTGAGGGGACACAAAACATTGGATTTGAGAATTGATGTGAGTTCTACGCAGATTAGAATGGGACAAGCCCAAGAGTTTGTCCCATTCTTTTCTAGGGTTAGCAAAAATAGTGGCTCAAAAGGGCGTTGA